From the genome of Lepidochelys kempii isolate rLepKem1 chromosome 17, rLepKem1.hap2, whole genome shotgun sequence, one region includes:
- the GAS2L2 gene encoding GAS2-like protein 2 isoform X1, protein MEVFDVPSLSPFSPVSHGKMAGIQGATVQSIRPYKSSEQYLYAMKEDLAEWLKELYDLDVNVGSLLEVLETGSMLCFHANNITHVAREFSRDYPGLAHKLQLPRYGVTCNDSAQPGTFQARDNVSNFIQWCRKEMDIKEVLMFETEDLVLRKNEKNFVLCLLEVSRRASRFGMSAPTLIQMEEEIEEEIREEMDLPPEDTPLPKPQRKPCDFKNLDQMVQHLVSRCTCPVQFSMIKVSEGKYRVGDSNTLIFVRILRNHVMVRVGGGWDTLEHYLDKHDPCRCTSLSHKQAVKLTSPQRLQAIQVQHEIKVCPTPRTDNPKKPQPTLIVSRSQSPLPPVEWRTYTPQSLSTSRKLHSSPSPDSTSKKDSRLRPLREQSEPRRVPSARATERSATPSRRQQFAEERSATQQTSSTQSRRDTLCVSTSSLTSQLTGSEEDGSGASEALLEPQRGRQTSRIPGKNQKDPARLVQARCTESRPQMTVPKDRTAQPSRSTQHGVKPFPQAHKPQESGVKSFPGMVRSCSPMKPLHLSSQQDSKGAAQSLNGAHGWGDAGVVLPSSPVKHMGQTPKQESSTKIPVKAGPTFSRPPTPVQSHQGEPRLRNGWKAPASEMAKAPALSKIKVMSRTEEGSQGHRQCSGAVKPETLLTNLPTSPEDRLGLSDPAGKDKDPKAKLGQEVEPGNTNNSSSRSGGDPIGCSEERERVYTPLPINLAQEQVLYRSLEDEILSNIKVLEADSDESHHPEGNQLGDFALDCSPASVTTASDVSGLRSSTPSLSSFTSARQTLPCGKGVPRSGVYVPSGEAKWHPAGFRYGDVIDELSQWHKPLHPVNVENWIAKIPPKGAVRVSSQPSSPLVNGNQVEKKLLEPEGALFQENVFNETKGKRSRRQPPHTSHAGSAAVSRNSKAPQAAFDGPKASINCPASVGGLEKSKLPQGKPKRSLKKPERVPSIYKLKLRPKIRPRRDNRPEKRPSKIPTPVTYRQAQKVASAKAQEKAHSLKHQIRPTQDSLDSTRQNSTGNAGSEEEAWLSEHSGSPQSGKKTVLADTKVWLTEEDEESWV, encoded by the exons ATGGAAGTCTTTGACGTCCCTTCTCTGTCTCCCTTTAGCCCCGTGTCTCATGGCAAGATGGCTGGGATTCAGGGGGCCACGGTGCAGAGCATCCGGCCCTACAAGTCCAGTGAGCAGTATCTCTACGCCATGAAGGAGGACCTGGCCGAGTGGCTCAAGGAACTCTATGACTTGGACGTCAACGTTGGGTCCCTCCTGGAGGTGCTGGAGACGGGCTCCATGCTGTGCTTCCATGCCAACAACATCACCCATGTGGCCAGAGAGTTCTCCCGCGACTATCCGGGCCTGGCCCACAAGCTCCAGCTGCCCAGATACGGGGTGACCTGTAATGACTCTGCCCAGCCAGGGACCTTCCAGGCCAGGGATAACGTGTCTAACTTCATCCAGTGGTGCAGGAAGGAGATGGATATTAAAG AGGTGCTGATGTTTGAGACGGAGGACCTGGTGCTGAGGAAGAATGAGAAAAACTTTGTGCTGTGCCTGCTGGAGGTGTCCCGCCGGGCCTCTCGCTTCGGGATGAGTGCTCCCACCCTGATCCAAATGGAGGAGGAGATTGAGGAGGAGATCCGAGAGGAGATGGACCTCCCCCCTGAGGATACCCCACTTCCCAAGCCCCAGAGGAAGCCTTGTGACTTCAAGAACCTGGACCAGATG GTCCAACACCTGGTGAGCCGCTGCACGTGCCCAGTCCAGTTCTCCATGATCAAGGTGTCTGAAGGAAAATACCGCGTGGGCGATTCCAACACCCTTATTTTTGTCAGG ATCCTCCGGAATCATGTGATGGTGCGGGTTGGAGGTGGCTGGGACACACTGGAGCATTATCTGGATAAGCATGACCCCTGCCGGTGCACCTCGCTGT CTCACAAGCAGGCTGTCAAGCTGACAAGCCCTCAAAGGCTGCAGGCAATACAGGTGCAGCATGAGATCAAGGTCTGCCCGACACCCAGGACAGACAACCCAAAGAAGCCCCAGCCCACCCTAATCGTGAGCAGGTCCCaaagccccctgcccccagtggaGTGGAGGACCTACACCCCCCAGAGCCTCAGCACCAGCCGGAAGCTTCATTCATCTCCATCGCCAGATAGCACCAGTAAGAAGGATTCCAGGCTCAGGCCCCTGCGGGAGCAGTCAGAACCCAGGAGGGTCCCTTCGGCCAG GGCAACCGAGCGGTCTGCTACTCCTTCACGGAGGCAGCAGTTTGCTGAAGAAAGATCTGCGACCCAGCAGACCTCCTCCACCCAGAGCCGGAGGGATACGCTGTGTGTTTCTACGTCCTCCCTGACCTCACAACTGACTGGAAGCGAGGAGGATGGTTCTGGTGCCTCGGAAGCTCTCCTAGAGCCCCAGAGAGGGCGTCAGACTAGTAGAATCCCTGGGAAGAATCAGAAGGACCCAGCTAGGCTTGTGCAAGCCAGGTGTACAGAGTCCAGGCCCCAGATGACAGTGCCAAAAGACAGAACAGCTCAGCCATCAAGGAGCACCCAGCATGGAGTCAAACCCTTTCCACAGGCTCACAAGCCTCAGGAATCAGGGGTCAAGAGCTTTCCTGGGATGGTCCGTTCCTGCAGCCCAATGAAACCTCTTCATCTCTCCTCACAACAGGATTCCaagggagctgcacagagcctcAACGGTGCACACGGCTGGGGGGATGCTGGGGTTGTGTTGCCATCCTCCCCAGTTAAACACATGGGCCAGACTCCAAAACAGGAAAGTAGCACTAAGATCCCAGTCAAAGCCGGCCCCACATTCAGCAGGCCCCCAACCCCTGTTCAGAGCCACCAGGGGGAGCCCCGCCTCCGAAATGGGTGGAAAGCCCCTGCCAGTGAAATGGCAAAAGCCCCAGCTCTCTCAAAGATCAAAGTCATGTCCAGGACTGAGGAAGGCTCTCAGGGGCACAGACAATGCAGTGGGGCAGTCAAGCCAGAGACATTGTTGACCAACCTTCCCACTAGTCCAGAAGATAGACTCGGCCTGTCAGATCCAGCAGGGAAGGACAAGGATCCAAAGGCCAAACTGGGGCAGGAGGTAGAGCCAGGGAACACcaataacagcagcagcaggagtggtGGGGATCCAATAGGCTGCTCAGAGGAGAGGGAACGTGTGTATACGCCTTTGCCCATCAACCTGGCCCAGGAGCAGGTGCTGTACAGGAGCCTAGAAGATGAGATCTTATCCAACATAAAGGTTCTAGAGGCTGATTCGGATGAAAGCCACCACCCTGAAGGGAACCAGCTGGGCGACTTCGCCCTGGACTGCAGCCCAGCGAGCGTCACCACAGCCAGTGATGTAAGTGGGCTCAGGTCCTCCACGCCCTCCCTGTCTTCCTTTACAAGCGCCAGGCAGACCTTGCCCTGTGGCAAGGGTGTGCCCCGGAGTGGTGTCTATGTGCCCAGCGGAGAGGCAAAATGGCACCCGGCTGGATTCCGCTATGGTGATGTGATTGACGAACTCTCCCAGTGGCACAAGCCACTCCACCCAGTGAATGTGGAGAACTGGATCGCCAAGATCCCACCCAAGGGGGCTGTGAGGGTTTCCTCTCAGCCAAGTTCGCCTCTGGTGAATGGAAACCAGGTGGAAAAGAAGCTTCTGGAGCCAGAAGGGGCTTTGTTCCAGGAGAACGTGTTCAATGAAACCAAAGGCAAGCGGTCAAGGAGGCAGCCGCCTCACACAAGCCATGCAGGGTCTGCTGCAGTCAGTAGAAATAGCAAAGCTCCTCAGGCAGCCTTTGATGGCCCCAAGGCATCTATCAATTGTCCAGCCTCTGTGGGCGGCCTTGAAAAGTCCAAACTGCCTCAAGGTAAGCCCAAAAGGTCCCTGAAGAAGCCTGAACGGGTGCCATCCATCTACAAGCTAAAGCTACGCCCCAAAATCCGCCCACGCAGGGACAACAGACCTGAGAAACGGCCATCCAAAATCCCCACTCCAGTGACCTACCGACAGGCACAgaaagtggccagtgccaaagCCCAAGAGAAGGCCCATAGCTTAAAGCATCAGATCCGGCCAACTCAGGACAGCCTGGATAGTACAAGGCAGAACAGCACAGGAAATGCTGGGTCCGAGGAAGAGGCTTGGCTTTCAGAACACAGTGGCTCCCCACAATCTGGGAAGAAGACAGTCCTAGCAGATACCAAAGTGTGGCTCACAGAAGAAGATGAGGAATCCTGGGTCTGA
- the GAS2L2 gene encoding GAS2-like protein 2 isoform X2 produces MAGIQGATVQSIRPYKSSEQYLYAMKEDLAEWLKELYDLDVNVGSLLEVLETGSMLCFHANNITHVAREFSRDYPGLAHKLQLPRYGVTCNDSAQPGTFQARDNVSNFIQWCRKEMDIKEVLMFETEDLVLRKNEKNFVLCLLEVSRRASRFGMSAPTLIQMEEEIEEEIREEMDLPPEDTPLPKPQRKPCDFKNLDQMVQHLVSRCTCPVQFSMIKVSEGKYRVGDSNTLIFVRILRNHVMVRVGGGWDTLEHYLDKHDPCRCTSLSHKQAVKLTSPQRLQAIQVQHEIKVCPTPRTDNPKKPQPTLIVSRSQSPLPPVEWRTYTPQSLSTSRKLHSSPSPDSTSKKDSRLRPLREQSEPRRVPSARATERSATPSRRQQFAEERSATQQTSSTQSRRDTLCVSTSSLTSQLTGSEEDGSGASEALLEPQRGRQTSRIPGKNQKDPARLVQARCTESRPQMTVPKDRTAQPSRSTQHGVKPFPQAHKPQESGVKSFPGMVRSCSPMKPLHLSSQQDSKGAAQSLNGAHGWGDAGVVLPSSPVKHMGQTPKQESSTKIPVKAGPTFSRPPTPVQSHQGEPRLRNGWKAPASEMAKAPALSKIKVMSRTEEGSQGHRQCSGAVKPETLLTNLPTSPEDRLGLSDPAGKDKDPKAKLGQEVEPGNTNNSSSRSGGDPIGCSEERERVYTPLPINLAQEQVLYRSLEDEILSNIKVLEADSDESHHPEGNQLGDFALDCSPASVTTASDVSGLRSSTPSLSSFTSARQTLPCGKGVPRSGVYVPSGEAKWHPAGFRYGDVIDELSQWHKPLHPVNVENWIAKIPPKGAVRVSSQPSSPLVNGNQVEKKLLEPEGALFQENVFNETKGKRSRRQPPHTSHAGSAAVSRNSKAPQAAFDGPKASINCPASVGGLEKSKLPQGKPKRSLKKPERVPSIYKLKLRPKIRPRRDNRPEKRPSKIPTPVTYRQAQKVASAKAQEKAHSLKHQIRPTQDSLDSTRQNSTGNAGSEEEAWLSEHSGSPQSGKKTVLADTKVWLTEEDEESWV; encoded by the exons ATGGCTGGGATTCAGGGGGCCACGGTGCAGAGCATCCGGCCCTACAAGTCCAGTGAGCAGTATCTCTACGCCATGAAGGAGGACCTGGCCGAGTGGCTCAAGGAACTCTATGACTTGGACGTCAACGTTGGGTCCCTCCTGGAGGTGCTGGAGACGGGCTCCATGCTGTGCTTCCATGCCAACAACATCACCCATGTGGCCAGAGAGTTCTCCCGCGACTATCCGGGCCTGGCCCACAAGCTCCAGCTGCCCAGATACGGGGTGACCTGTAATGACTCTGCCCAGCCAGGGACCTTCCAGGCCAGGGATAACGTGTCTAACTTCATCCAGTGGTGCAGGAAGGAGATGGATATTAAAG AGGTGCTGATGTTTGAGACGGAGGACCTGGTGCTGAGGAAGAATGAGAAAAACTTTGTGCTGTGCCTGCTGGAGGTGTCCCGCCGGGCCTCTCGCTTCGGGATGAGTGCTCCCACCCTGATCCAAATGGAGGAGGAGATTGAGGAGGAGATCCGAGAGGAGATGGACCTCCCCCCTGAGGATACCCCACTTCCCAAGCCCCAGAGGAAGCCTTGTGACTTCAAGAACCTGGACCAGATG GTCCAACACCTGGTGAGCCGCTGCACGTGCCCAGTCCAGTTCTCCATGATCAAGGTGTCTGAAGGAAAATACCGCGTGGGCGATTCCAACACCCTTATTTTTGTCAGG ATCCTCCGGAATCATGTGATGGTGCGGGTTGGAGGTGGCTGGGACACACTGGAGCATTATCTGGATAAGCATGACCCCTGCCGGTGCACCTCGCTGT CTCACAAGCAGGCTGTCAAGCTGACAAGCCCTCAAAGGCTGCAGGCAATACAGGTGCAGCATGAGATCAAGGTCTGCCCGACACCCAGGACAGACAACCCAAAGAAGCCCCAGCCCACCCTAATCGTGAGCAGGTCCCaaagccccctgcccccagtggaGTGGAGGACCTACACCCCCCAGAGCCTCAGCACCAGCCGGAAGCTTCATTCATCTCCATCGCCAGATAGCACCAGTAAGAAGGATTCCAGGCTCAGGCCCCTGCGGGAGCAGTCAGAACCCAGGAGGGTCCCTTCGGCCAG GGCAACCGAGCGGTCTGCTACTCCTTCACGGAGGCAGCAGTTTGCTGAAGAAAGATCTGCGACCCAGCAGACCTCCTCCACCCAGAGCCGGAGGGATACGCTGTGTGTTTCTACGTCCTCCCTGACCTCACAACTGACTGGAAGCGAGGAGGATGGTTCTGGTGCCTCGGAAGCTCTCCTAGAGCCCCAGAGAGGGCGTCAGACTAGTAGAATCCCTGGGAAGAATCAGAAGGACCCAGCTAGGCTTGTGCAAGCCAGGTGTACAGAGTCCAGGCCCCAGATGACAGTGCCAAAAGACAGAACAGCTCAGCCATCAAGGAGCACCCAGCATGGAGTCAAACCCTTTCCACAGGCTCACAAGCCTCAGGAATCAGGGGTCAAGAGCTTTCCTGGGATGGTCCGTTCCTGCAGCCCAATGAAACCTCTTCATCTCTCCTCACAACAGGATTCCaagggagctgcacagagcctcAACGGTGCACACGGCTGGGGGGATGCTGGGGTTGTGTTGCCATCCTCCCCAGTTAAACACATGGGCCAGACTCCAAAACAGGAAAGTAGCACTAAGATCCCAGTCAAAGCCGGCCCCACATTCAGCAGGCCCCCAACCCCTGTTCAGAGCCACCAGGGGGAGCCCCGCCTCCGAAATGGGTGGAAAGCCCCTGCCAGTGAAATGGCAAAAGCCCCAGCTCTCTCAAAGATCAAAGTCATGTCCAGGACTGAGGAAGGCTCTCAGGGGCACAGACAATGCAGTGGGGCAGTCAAGCCAGAGACATTGTTGACCAACCTTCCCACTAGTCCAGAAGATAGACTCGGCCTGTCAGATCCAGCAGGGAAGGACAAGGATCCAAAGGCCAAACTGGGGCAGGAGGTAGAGCCAGGGAACACcaataacagcagcagcaggagtggtGGGGATCCAATAGGCTGCTCAGAGGAGAGGGAACGTGTGTATACGCCTTTGCCCATCAACCTGGCCCAGGAGCAGGTGCTGTACAGGAGCCTAGAAGATGAGATCTTATCCAACATAAAGGTTCTAGAGGCTGATTCGGATGAAAGCCACCACCCTGAAGGGAACCAGCTGGGCGACTTCGCCCTGGACTGCAGCCCAGCGAGCGTCACCACAGCCAGTGATGTAAGTGGGCTCAGGTCCTCCACGCCCTCCCTGTCTTCCTTTACAAGCGCCAGGCAGACCTTGCCCTGTGGCAAGGGTGTGCCCCGGAGTGGTGTCTATGTGCCCAGCGGAGAGGCAAAATGGCACCCGGCTGGATTCCGCTATGGTGATGTGATTGACGAACTCTCCCAGTGGCACAAGCCACTCCACCCAGTGAATGTGGAGAACTGGATCGCCAAGATCCCACCCAAGGGGGCTGTGAGGGTTTCCTCTCAGCCAAGTTCGCCTCTGGTGAATGGAAACCAGGTGGAAAAGAAGCTTCTGGAGCCAGAAGGGGCTTTGTTCCAGGAGAACGTGTTCAATGAAACCAAAGGCAAGCGGTCAAGGAGGCAGCCGCCTCACACAAGCCATGCAGGGTCTGCTGCAGTCAGTAGAAATAGCAAAGCTCCTCAGGCAGCCTTTGATGGCCCCAAGGCATCTATCAATTGTCCAGCCTCTGTGGGCGGCCTTGAAAAGTCCAAACTGCCTCAAGGTAAGCCCAAAAGGTCCCTGAAGAAGCCTGAACGGGTGCCATCCATCTACAAGCTAAAGCTACGCCCCAAAATCCGCCCACGCAGGGACAACAGACCTGAGAAACGGCCATCCAAAATCCCCACTCCAGTGACCTACCGACAGGCACAgaaagtggccagtgccaaagCCCAAGAGAAGGCCCATAGCTTAAAGCATCAGATCCGGCCAACTCAGGACAGCCTGGATAGTACAAGGCAGAACAGCACAGGAAATGCTGGGTCCGAGGAAGAGGCTTGGCTTTCAGAACACAGTGGCTCCCCACAATCTGGGAAGAAGACAGTCCTAGCAGATACCAAAGTGTGGCTCACAGAAGAAGATGAGGAATCCTGGGTCTGA